One region of Vespa crabro chromosome 15, iyVesCrab1.2, whole genome shotgun sequence genomic DNA includes:
- the LOC124429483 gene encoding DNA topoisomerase 2-binding protein 1 isoform X3 — protein MVSQESQIDCNINIYFVISNKYKSENECSINMWNAFDKCCDFDIKPVWITEEDCGKLKPDKTDIFVLEEFKGSFFQQLQNFKCSRIVGPKCLLTCFLNGEPIPEGASPIYTTAMRGLCISVSGLTPEMKNHVQQLVEYMGAFFTKQLRNCVTHLVTNSVMSAKYERAVELKIPIVTKDWVAAIWEENLNNFIKADDPIFDKYKCPVFMNLIVTSTNLSKRQKEEIKNLINNNGGTFMGPLDGLKVKIVVAPENSSLTDKLKFAMQNNIACLKPDWVYESLKLGYALPFNNYLIKSTKACSTPEKSKAHEMESLNFSAISTITSELPQNNYVDESVASTITNASCMDIAATKTGAQLAILDRLNLKEAKMAGPFLDGCNIYLAGFTTNQRDKLNRILNVGSATRLNDISDALTHIIIGDESKASNELKLIKSAGLCPYMLNVNWIEESMKLKRPAPEEQFLYESKGFDTTTKTSNEPPPSPLSKKNLQMLQPPKRPPVPRFDIDKASKEKNEENILNQYLQNIVVEDKSVKEFLKPYTSDINEKGQEISKENTIKLSNNRRAPMSEIIENRESGNNSSVPFSQEDPECTVKIFTGFTFVITGFDDDDIDDSITALGGEVVSNVYAGIPDFAIVPTCGASLRHAVNEIVTDLFVEDCRNQEQIVDIEYYHKPFSISKDINPLTGCIVTLSMYTGVERIYLSRLAEELGAICQDILARKTNNEKNTYASTHLVCPTPEGNKYKAAVKWNLPAVTAEWLKDCGTRVKRLDETPYLVGETTAPERSPEAANVTGTKENSLAKEENREKPTASIPRQIITPKRQLSQVKNQETNFDGTPLINKRIGLVMNSTPPFPFHVSTPETPYGQVIKPNPSPDTRKAWIKWVNDFPDLRVEEPPLKRRAPSTPLSDLKKQLWEQLKVQGQRTKEEENMSTLSTFEKINNDLPEEDKSVEQNKDTPPKNASINRKLNFSQQSISPNVQINLQIAQLEQALKRTSNAEGRSLPDENGKPYENTEPMDNMCKYSQPDTVGWEDPGHRTLIRPSTIYDESNENEGTRNNDYTNQDITLEDRDDRSQPLVKRKFMLSGIRDRATYEEVIRNLGGDVVNDGSFDPSATHLMCLRPSRNEKMLGSIAAGKWVLHCMYLRDSEANGNFLDEEKYEWGNPKSKGIIPDPTGEIENAIAAAAHRWRIKLLKEPYGPFHDMVALLLASEEKYDQFKRLIEAGGGTVVQARPPYDVNPSGKKITHCFVNVKQVQQPIDWARLASKGILCFLPQYLSDLLTAEPALNPRDCVLPEFKKYLSLLPK, from the exons ATGGTGAGCCAAGAAAGTCAAATTGAttgtaacataaatatatattttgttatttcaaacaaatataaatctgAAAATGAATGTTCTATAAATATGTGGAATGCTTTTGAT AAATGCTGCGATTTTGATATTAAGCCTGTATGGATCACAGAGGAGGATTGTGGCAAATTGAAGCCCGATAAGACGGATATATTTGTCTTGGAAGAATTTAAAGGCAGCTTTTTCCAACAGTTACAAAATTTCAAGTGTTC CAGGATAGTTGGACCAAAATGTTTATTAACGTGTTTTTTAAATGGAGAACCCATTCCAGAAGGTGCAAGCCCAATTTATACGACAGCCATGAGAGGACTTTGTATATCAGTGTCCGGTTTGACACCAGAAATGAAA AATCACGTACAACAACTGGTAGAATACATGGGGGCTTTTTTTACAAAGCAATTACGCAATTGTGTGACACATTTGGTAACCAATTCTGTCATGTCTGCAAAATATGAA agAGCTGTAGAATTGAAAATACCGATTGTTACAAAGGATTGGGTTGCTGCCATATGGgaggaaaatttaaataattttattaaagcgGATGATCcaatattcgataaatataagTGTCCtgtttttatgaatttaattgttaCATCAACAAACTTATCCAAACGgcaaaaggaagaaatcaagaatttgataaataataatggaggg ACATTCATGGGTCCATTAGATGGTttaaaagttaaaatcgtCGTTGCACCAGAAAATAGTTCATTAACCGACAAGTTAAAATTTGCAATGCAGAATAACATAGCATGTTTAAAGCCAGATTGGGTATATGAAAGCTTGAAACTTGGGTACGCATTGCcattcaataattatcttataaaGTCAACAAAAGCATGTTCAACACCAGAGAAGTCAAAAG CGCATGAGATGGAGAGTTTAAACTTTTCGGCAATAAGTACTATTACCAGTGAATTACCACAAAATAATTATGTGGACGAAAGTGTAGCATCAACAATTACAAATGCTTCTTGTATGGACATAGCAGCGACTAAAACAG GCGCACAGCTTGCAATTTTAGATCGATTAAATCTTAAAGAAGCAAAAATGGCTGGACCATTTTTAGATGGTTGCAAT ATTTATCTTGCTGGATTTACAACGAATCAAAGGGATAAACTCAATAGAATTTTAAATGTAGGTAGTGCAACACGTTTGAATGATATATCGGACGCTTTGACGCATATTATTATCGGAGATGAGAGTAAAGCATCtaacgaattaaaattaatcaagtCAGCAGGATTGTG CCCATATATGTTAAACGTTAATTGGATAGAGGAAAGTATGAAATTGAAAAGACCTGCACCGGAGGAACAATTTTTGTACGAGTCGAAAGGTTTTGATACAACAACGAAAACGAGTAACGagcctcctccttctcctctaaGCAAAAAG AATTTACAAATGCTGCAACCACCGAAACGACCACCGGTTCCGCGTTTCGACATTGATAAAGCAtccaaggaaaaaaatgaagagaacaTCTTAAATCAATATCTCCAAAATATTGTTg TCGAGGATAAATCAGTTAAAGAATTTCTAAAACCTTATACTTCTGACATAAATGAGAAGGGACAAGAAATATCCAAGGAGAATACTATTAAATTAAGTAATAATCGACGAGCACCAATGtcagaaataattgaaaacagAGAGTCGGGAAACAATAGTTCAGTACCATTTAGCCAAGAAGATCCAGAATGtactgtaaaaatatttaccg GTTTCACATTCGTTATAACAGGCTTCGATGACGACGACATAGACGATAGTATTACTGCTTTAGGCGGTGAAGTTGTTTCAAATGTTTATGCAGGGATCCCAGATTTTGCCATTGTGCCTACATGCGGAGCGTCATTGAGACACGCAGTTAATGAAATTGTCACTGATTTATTTGTC GAAGATTGTAGAAATCAGGAACAAATAGTCGACAtagaatattatcataaacCATTTTCTATAAGTAAAGATATAAATCCTTTAACGGGTTGTATCGTTACTTTAAGCATGTATACAGGAGtagaaagaatatatctttctagaTTGGCAGAAGAACTTGGAGCTAT ATGCCAAGACATACTTGCACGTAAGacgaacaatgaaaaaaatacttaCGCCAGTACTCATTTAGTTTGTCCTACGCCCgaaggaaataaatacaaagcaGCAGTTAAATGGAATTTGCCAGCTGTTACAGCTGAATGGTTGAAGGATTGCGGGACAAGAGTAAAACGCTTAGACGAAACACCTTATCTCGTTGGCGAAACAACGG CCCCAGAAAGATCTCCGGAAGCAGCGAATGTGACTggtacgaaagaaaattctttagcAAAGGAGGAAAATCGAGAAAAACCTACAGCGTCTATTCCCAGACAGATTATTACTCCGAAACGACAATTATCCCAAGTCAAG AATCAAGAAACGAATTTCGATGGAACGCCattgataaataaacgaattggTTTGGTTATGAACAGTACACCGCCTTTTCCCTTTCACGTATCCACGCCAGAAACACCGTACGGCCAAGTTATTAAGCCAAATCCTTCTCCAGATACGAGAAAGGCATGGATCAAATGGGTGAACGATTTTCCAGATTTGCGCGTAGAAGAACCCCCTTTAAAAAGAAGAGCTCCTAGCACA cCATTGTCTGACTTGAAAAAACAATTATGGGAACAATTGAAAGTGCAAGGACAAAGAACAAAG gaggaagaaaatatgTCGACGTTATCAACGTTTGAGAAGATCAATAACGATTTACCGGAAGAAGATAAATCTGTGGAACAGAACAAAGATACACCTCCTAAAAATGCCTCGatcaatagaaaattaaatttctctcAACAGAGTATTAGTCCGAATGTACAAATAAATCT gCAAATAGCTCAGTTGGAACAAGCACTTAAACGAACCTCAAATGCCGAAGGCAGATCGTTACCCGACGAAAACGGGAAACCATATGAAAATACAGAACCTATGGATAATATGTGTAAAT ATTCACAGCCGGACACTGTGGGATGGGAAGATCCTGGCCATCGTACGCTGATCAGACCT TCCACGATATATGATGAATCGAACGAGAATGAAGGCACtcgaaataatgattatacgaATCAAGATATTACATTGGAAGATAGAGACGATCGGAGCCAGCCTTTGGTCAAACGGAAATTCATGCTTTCTGGAATACGG GACAGAGCAACGTACGAAGAAGTAATACGAAATCTTGGTGGAGATGTAGTCAACGATGGCAGTTTTGATCCGAGCGCAACGCATTTAATGTGCTTAAGACCatcgagaaatgaaaaaatgctCGGCAGTATAGCCGCAGGAAAATGGGTCTTACATTGCATGTATTTACGAGATTCCGAAGCTAATGGGAATTTTCTTGAC gaagaaaaatatgaatggGGCAATCCAAAAAGTAAAGGAATTATACCGGATCCTACAGGAGAGATCGAGAATGCGATAGCAGCTGCAGCTCATAGAtggagaataaaattattgaaggaACCGTATGGTCCTTTCCATGACATGGTGGCCTTGTTATTAGCCTCGGAAGAAAAGTATGATCAATTTAAAAGGCTCATCGAGGCAGGAGGTGGTACGGTAGTACAAGCACG ACCTCCGTACGACGTAAATCCgtcaggaaaaaaaataacgcaCTGTTTCGTGAATGTAAAGCAAGTCCAACAACCCATCGATTGGGCCAGATTAGCGAGTAAAGGCATTCTGTGTTTTTTGCCGCAATACTTGAGCGATCTTCTTACCGCGGAACCAGCATTGAATCCTAGAGATTGCGTGCTACCTGAATTCaagaaatatctttctcttttaccgaAGTAA
- the LOC124429483 gene encoding DNA topoisomerase 2-binding protein 1 isoform X1, protein MVSQESQIDCNINIYFVISNKYKSENECSINMWNAFDKCCDFDIKPVWITEEDCGKLKPDKTDIFVLEEFKGSFFQQLQNFKCSRIVGPKCLLTCFLNGEPIPEGASPIYTTAMRGLCISVSGLTPEMKNHVQQLVEYMGAFFTKQLRNCVTHLVTNSVMSAKYERAVELKIPIVTKDWVAAIWEENLNNFIKADDPIFDKYKCPVFMNLIVTSTNLSKRQKEEIKNLINNNGGTFMGPLDGLKVKIVVAPENSSLTDKLKFAMQNNIACLKPDWVYESLKLGYALPFNNYLIKSTKACSTPEKSKAHEMESLNFSAISTITSELPQNNYVDESVASTITNASCMDIAATKTGAQLAILDRLNLKEAKMAGPFLDGCNIYLAGFTTNQRDKLNRILNVGSATRLNDISDALTHIIIGDESKASNELKLIKSAGLCPYMLNVNWIEESMKLKRPAPEEQFLYESKGFDTTTKTSNEPPPSPLSKKNLQMLQPPKRPPVPRFDIDKASKEKNEENILNQYLQNIVVEDKSVKEFLKPYTSDINEKGQEISKENTIKLSNNRRAPMSEIIENRESGNNSSVPFSQEDPECTVKIFTGFTFVITGFDDDDIDDSITALGGEVVSNVYAGIPDFAIVPTCGASLRHAVNEIVTDLFVEDCRNQEQIVDIEYYHKPFSISKDINPLTGCIVTLSMYTGVERIYLSRLAEELGAICQDILARKTNNEKNTYASTHLVCPTPEGNKYKAAVKWNLPAVTAEWLKDCGTRVKRLDETPYLVGETTAPERSPEAANVTGTKENSLAKEENREKPTASIPRQIITPKRQLSQVKNQETNFDGTPLINKRIGLVMNSTPPFPFHVSTPETPYGQVIKPNPSPDTRKAWIKWVNDFPDLRVEEPPLKRRAPSTPLSDLKKQLWEQLKVQGQRTKEEENMSTLSTFEKINNDLPEEDKSVEQNKDTPPKNASINRKLNFSQQSISPNVQINLQIAQLEQALKRTSNAEGRSLPDENGKPYENTEPMDNMCKYIAKDSQPDTVGWEDPGHRTLIRPSTIYDESNENEGTRNNDYTNQDITLEDRDDRSQPLVKRKFMLSGIRDRATYEEVIRNLGGDVVNDGSFDPSATHLMCLRPSRNEKMLGSIAAGKWVLHCMYLRDSEANGNFLDEEKYEWGNPKSKGIIPDPTGEIENAIAAAAHRWRIKLLKEPYGPFHDMVALLLASEEKYDQFKRLIEAGGGTVVQARPPYDVNPSGKKITHCFVNVKQVQQPIDWARLASKGILCFLPQYLSDLLTAEPALNPRDCVLPEFKKYLSLLPK, encoded by the exons ATGGTGAGCCAAGAAAGTCAAATTGAttgtaacataaatatatattttgttatttcaaacaaatataaatctgAAAATGAATGTTCTATAAATATGTGGAATGCTTTTGAT AAATGCTGCGATTTTGATATTAAGCCTGTATGGATCACAGAGGAGGATTGTGGCAAATTGAAGCCCGATAAGACGGATATATTTGTCTTGGAAGAATTTAAAGGCAGCTTTTTCCAACAGTTACAAAATTTCAAGTGTTC CAGGATAGTTGGACCAAAATGTTTATTAACGTGTTTTTTAAATGGAGAACCCATTCCAGAAGGTGCAAGCCCAATTTATACGACAGCCATGAGAGGACTTTGTATATCAGTGTCCGGTTTGACACCAGAAATGAAA AATCACGTACAACAACTGGTAGAATACATGGGGGCTTTTTTTACAAAGCAATTACGCAATTGTGTGACACATTTGGTAACCAATTCTGTCATGTCTGCAAAATATGAA agAGCTGTAGAATTGAAAATACCGATTGTTACAAAGGATTGGGTTGCTGCCATATGGgaggaaaatttaaataattttattaaagcgGATGATCcaatattcgataaatataagTGTCCtgtttttatgaatttaattgttaCATCAACAAACTTATCCAAACGgcaaaaggaagaaatcaagaatttgataaataataatggaggg ACATTCATGGGTCCATTAGATGGTttaaaagttaaaatcgtCGTTGCACCAGAAAATAGTTCATTAACCGACAAGTTAAAATTTGCAATGCAGAATAACATAGCATGTTTAAAGCCAGATTGGGTATATGAAAGCTTGAAACTTGGGTACGCATTGCcattcaataattatcttataaaGTCAACAAAAGCATGTTCAACACCAGAGAAGTCAAAAG CGCATGAGATGGAGAGTTTAAACTTTTCGGCAATAAGTACTATTACCAGTGAATTACCACAAAATAATTATGTGGACGAAAGTGTAGCATCAACAATTACAAATGCTTCTTGTATGGACATAGCAGCGACTAAAACAG GCGCACAGCTTGCAATTTTAGATCGATTAAATCTTAAAGAAGCAAAAATGGCTGGACCATTTTTAGATGGTTGCAAT ATTTATCTTGCTGGATTTACAACGAATCAAAGGGATAAACTCAATAGAATTTTAAATGTAGGTAGTGCAACACGTTTGAATGATATATCGGACGCTTTGACGCATATTATTATCGGAGATGAGAGTAAAGCATCtaacgaattaaaattaatcaagtCAGCAGGATTGTG CCCATATATGTTAAACGTTAATTGGATAGAGGAAAGTATGAAATTGAAAAGACCTGCACCGGAGGAACAATTTTTGTACGAGTCGAAAGGTTTTGATACAACAACGAAAACGAGTAACGagcctcctccttctcctctaaGCAAAAAG AATTTACAAATGCTGCAACCACCGAAACGACCACCGGTTCCGCGTTTCGACATTGATAAAGCAtccaaggaaaaaaatgaagagaacaTCTTAAATCAATATCTCCAAAATATTGTTg TCGAGGATAAATCAGTTAAAGAATTTCTAAAACCTTATACTTCTGACATAAATGAGAAGGGACAAGAAATATCCAAGGAGAATACTATTAAATTAAGTAATAATCGACGAGCACCAATGtcagaaataattgaaaacagAGAGTCGGGAAACAATAGTTCAGTACCATTTAGCCAAGAAGATCCAGAATGtactgtaaaaatatttaccg GTTTCACATTCGTTATAACAGGCTTCGATGACGACGACATAGACGATAGTATTACTGCTTTAGGCGGTGAAGTTGTTTCAAATGTTTATGCAGGGATCCCAGATTTTGCCATTGTGCCTACATGCGGAGCGTCATTGAGACACGCAGTTAATGAAATTGTCACTGATTTATTTGTC GAAGATTGTAGAAATCAGGAACAAATAGTCGACAtagaatattatcataaacCATTTTCTATAAGTAAAGATATAAATCCTTTAACGGGTTGTATCGTTACTTTAAGCATGTATACAGGAGtagaaagaatatatctttctagaTTGGCAGAAGAACTTGGAGCTAT ATGCCAAGACATACTTGCACGTAAGacgaacaatgaaaaaaatacttaCGCCAGTACTCATTTAGTTTGTCCTACGCCCgaaggaaataaatacaaagcaGCAGTTAAATGGAATTTGCCAGCTGTTACAGCTGAATGGTTGAAGGATTGCGGGACAAGAGTAAAACGCTTAGACGAAACACCTTATCTCGTTGGCGAAACAACGG CCCCAGAAAGATCTCCGGAAGCAGCGAATGTGACTggtacgaaagaaaattctttagcAAAGGAGGAAAATCGAGAAAAACCTACAGCGTCTATTCCCAGACAGATTATTACTCCGAAACGACAATTATCCCAAGTCAAG AATCAAGAAACGAATTTCGATGGAACGCCattgataaataaacgaattggTTTGGTTATGAACAGTACACCGCCTTTTCCCTTTCACGTATCCACGCCAGAAACACCGTACGGCCAAGTTATTAAGCCAAATCCTTCTCCAGATACGAGAAAGGCATGGATCAAATGGGTGAACGATTTTCCAGATTTGCGCGTAGAAGAACCCCCTTTAAAAAGAAGAGCTCCTAGCACA cCATTGTCTGACTTGAAAAAACAATTATGGGAACAATTGAAAGTGCAAGGACAAAGAACAAAG gaggaagaaaatatgTCGACGTTATCAACGTTTGAGAAGATCAATAACGATTTACCGGAAGAAGATAAATCTGTGGAACAGAACAAAGATACACCTCCTAAAAATGCCTCGatcaatagaaaattaaatttctctcAACAGAGTATTAGTCCGAATGTACAAATAAATCT gCAAATAGCTCAGTTGGAACAAGCACTTAAACGAACCTCAAATGCCGAAGGCAGATCGTTACCCGACGAAAACGGGAAACCATATGAAAATACAGAACCTATGGATAATATGTGTAAAT ATATTGCTAAAGATTCACAGCCGGACACTGTGGGATGGGAAGATCCTGGCCATCGTACGCTGATCAGACCT TCCACGATATATGATGAATCGAACGAGAATGAAGGCACtcgaaataatgattatacgaATCAAGATATTACATTGGAAGATAGAGACGATCGGAGCCAGCCTTTGGTCAAACGGAAATTCATGCTTTCTGGAATACGG GACAGAGCAACGTACGAAGAAGTAATACGAAATCTTGGTGGAGATGTAGTCAACGATGGCAGTTTTGATCCGAGCGCAACGCATTTAATGTGCTTAAGACCatcgagaaatgaaaaaatgctCGGCAGTATAGCCGCAGGAAAATGGGTCTTACATTGCATGTATTTACGAGATTCCGAAGCTAATGGGAATTTTCTTGAC gaagaaaaatatgaatggGGCAATCCAAAAAGTAAAGGAATTATACCGGATCCTACAGGAGAGATCGAGAATGCGATAGCAGCTGCAGCTCATAGAtggagaataaaattattgaaggaACCGTATGGTCCTTTCCATGACATGGTGGCCTTGTTATTAGCCTCGGAAGAAAAGTATGATCAATTTAAAAGGCTCATCGAGGCAGGAGGTGGTACGGTAGTACAAGCACG ACCTCCGTACGACGTAAATCCgtcaggaaaaaaaataacgcaCTGTTTCGTGAATGTAAAGCAAGTCCAACAACCCATCGATTGGGCCAGATTAGCGAGTAAAGGCATTCTGTGTTTTTTGCCGCAATACTTGAGCGATCTTCTTACCGCGGAACCAGCATTGAATCCTAGAGATTGCGTGCTACCTGAATTCaagaaatatctttctcttttaccgaAGTAA